The proteins below come from a single Eucalyptus grandis isolate ANBG69807.140 chromosome 3, ASM1654582v1, whole genome shotgun sequence genomic window:
- the LOC104437741 gene encoding FCS-Like Zinc finger 11 yields the protein MLMKRTVSVQKEAGPMAKSDSNLRSGLQSALRRQNRRSNSLSSVPGLYAGLNPKGLADADSVRSPTSPLDFMLFPYLSNPMRSPRSPCAGQRKSWDCSKVGLSIIDSLNDKGNSSGGALRSFHTGNIIFGPKIRVKNHNIETSISSIESPKSLPKDYTFSRYARAKSPLHSSSTGVVFEIADGPEEPDPLGKIRSSSLDSCTIMSYRPRLSRESPKLSKVSCTSPTSIPSPSVDPGIGFTDSLSASEIENSEDYTCVISHGPDSKTTHIYGDCILKCHPSELSNFVEETEEDTVLPRVKSSETPALYSHDDFLSFCCKCKEPLPEGEDIYIYRGEKAFCSVECRSEVVLSDEIEEAVEDYDKSPKSKSGDKLFQSGSFLPS from the exons ATGCTGATGAAGAGGACCGTGTCAGTGCAGAAGGAAGCGGGTCCAATGGCGAAATCAGATTCTAACTTGCGTTCTGGTTTGCAATCTGCTCTTAGAAGGCAGAATCGTAGGAGCAATTCCCTTTCCAGCGTCCCTGGTCTTTATGCGGGTTTGAATCCGAAGGGCTTAGCCGATGCTGATTCGGTTAGAAGCCCCACATCTCCTCTTGATTTTATGCTGTTCCCATATCTGAGTAACCCCATGAGGTCCCCTCGATCGCCTTGTGCCGGGCAGCGAAAGAGCTGGGACTGTAGCAAAGTAGGCTTAAGCATTATAGATTCTCTTAATGACAAGGGAAACTCATCCGGCGGGGCTCTCCGGTCATTTCATACTGGAAACATAATTTTTGGACCTAAAATCAGGGTTAAGAATCATAATATTGAGACCAGCATTAGTTCCATCGAGTCACCGAAGTCCCTACCTAAAGATTACACATTCTCTCGTTACGCCCGTGCCAAATCTCCACTCCACTCGAGCAGCACCGGTGTCGTTTTTGAAATTGCAGATGGCCCTGAAGAACCTGACCCTTTGGGCAAAATCCGGTCTAGCTCACTTGATTCTTGCACAATAATGAGTTATCGTCCTCGATTGAGTAGAGAAAGTCCAAAATTAAGTAAGGTTTCATGTACTAGTCCGACTTCAATCCCTTCTCCGTCTGTTGATCCTGGCATAGGGTTCACTGATTCTCTCTCAGCGAGCGAGATAGAAAACTCTGAGGATTATACTTGCGTGATTTCACACGGTCCTGATTCTAAAACCACTCACATTTACGGTGACTGCATTTTAAAATGTCACCCAAGTGAGTTGAGCAATTTTGTCGAGGAGACAGAGGAAGACACTGTATTGCCTCGAGTGAAAAGCTCAGAAACCCCTGCTTTGTATTCTCATGATGACTTCTTGAGCTTCTGTTGCAAGTGCAAGGAGCCATTGCCAGAAGGCGAAGATATCTACATATACAG AGGCGAGAAAGCATTCTGTAGTGTGGAATGTCGTTCAGAGGTGGTTTTGTCTGATGAGATTGAAGAAGCCGTGGAAGATTATGATAAGTCACCGAAGTCCAAAAGTGGAGATAAGCTTTTTCAAAGTGGCTCTTTTCTCCCTTCGTAG
- the LOC104437739 gene encoding probable E3 ubiquitin-protein ligase RZFP34, producing MGKLTVEHSEDQKFESKSLETLETIICEDKNSEKADKCTPQLDSKCMPSVFPEDVGKVNDLLEKGCSLFGCSHYRRRCRIRAPCCNEIYDCRHCHNEAKDSIDVDQKDRHDMPRHEVSQVICSLCGTEQQVQQFCINCGVCMGKYFCATCKLFDDDTSKKQYHCSGCGICRTGGSENFFHCYKCGCCYSILLKNSHPCIEGAMHHDCPVCFEYLFDSRNDVTVMPCGHTIHQNCLKEMRDHFQYACPLCSKSAYDMSKLWEKYDLEIAGTPMPEAYQNKMVWILCNDCGKTAQVQFHVVGQKCLNCKSYNTRQTRG from the exons atgggGAAACTGACTGTAGAGCATTCTGAAGATCAGAAATTTGAGTCAAAGAGCTTAGAGACCTTGGAGACCATCATATGTGAAGATAAGAATAGTGAGAAAGCTGATAAATGCACGCCACAATTAGACAGCAAATGCATGCCCAGTGTTTTTCCAGAAGATGTTGGAAAAGTGAACGATCTCCTAGAGAAGGGATGCTCACTGTTTGG ATGTTCACATTATCGGCGAAGATGCCGCATCAGAGCTCCGTGCTGTAATGAAATCTATGATTGCCGTCATTGTCATAACGAGGCAAAA GATAGTATCGATGTGGATCAGAAAGATAGACATGACATGCCACGCCATGAAGTCAGTCAG GTGATATGTTCCCTTTGTGGCACTGAACAACAG GTCCAGCAGTTCTGTATAAATTGTGGTGTGTGCATGGGGAAATACTTCTGTGCGACGTGCAAGTTGTTTGACGATGAT ACATCCAAAAAGCAATACCACTGCAGTGGATGTGGAATATGCAG AACTGGGGGCAGCGAAAATTTTTTCCACTGCTACAAATGTG GTTGCTGTTACTCTATTTTGCTCAAGAACAGCCACCCCTGTATTGAAGGAGCAATGCATCATGATTGCCCTGTCTGTTTTGAG TATTTATTCGACTCAAGGAACGATGTGACTGTTATGCCATGTGGACACACGATTCACCAGAACTGCTTAAAGGAGATGAGAGATCATTTTCA ATATGCTTGCCCCCTTTGTTCGAAGTCCGCCTATGATATGTCAAAGCTCTGGGAGAAATACGATCTGGAGATTGCTGGAACACCGATGCCAGAGGCTTACCAGAATAAAATG GTGTGGATTCTTTGCAACGACTGTGGGAAAACCGCTCAGGTGCAATTCCATGTAGTGGGTCAGAAGTGCTTGAACTGCAAGTCCTACAATACTCGCCAGACGAGGGGCTGA
- the LOC104437743 gene encoding uncharacterized protein LOC104437743 gives MATSPSRADADAARRLPPPPPAAAESQLASLLYDMSQQVQAAMENMLKMINEADQSSAGIIEDIEKCRNSALERKKGLEEEKKQFQRAAYAVIDMLNVGN, from the exons ATGGCGACTTCACCGTCTCGCGCCGACGCGGACGCCGCTCGCCGcctccctcctccgccgccggcaGCTGCCGAATCGCAGCTCGCCTCCCTCCTATACG ATATGTCGCAGCAGGTGCAGGCGGCAATGGAAAACATGCTGAAGATGATAAA TGAAGCTGATCAAAGCAGTGCTGGAATCATCGAGGATATAGAGAAGTGCAGGAATTCTGCTCTTGAGAGGAAGAAAGGTctggaggaagagaagaagcaaTTCCAAAGAGCTGCTTATGCTGTTATCGACATGCTCAATGTTGGAAATTAA
- the LOC104437740 gene encoding pentatricopeptide repeat-containing protein At3g62890 — translation MAVACPAAVPPLRRRSRTPAERRSSTAPSRSQNLISLLSSCSSIQEFAPIHARLITTGSIRDPLVARRLLGFFVSVDGLGHCRRVLSGTRLSETALWNDYMQDQLRDDSPADMLASYRRMVGAGVALDMSTFHFLISAASRVMAVEDVGEVQGRMLKSGLGFSDSLRKNLMGAYAKAGRLREVCQLLSEFPERDVVAWNTMISCYVRMGMFRESLDSIGRMLADGVEPDEVTMVSLVSACAKMRDLEMGKKMHSYIDENGMEIGGSLSNCLADMYVKCGDMEKAREVLGGSEAENDVISWTTLLCGYAKADRMDEAEKLFDRMTERNLISWTTMTSAYVQAGRYLESVELFVEMMLEDVTPDEVALVTALTACVNMDGYDIGRSIHGFIVKHGMTVEGMLGNSLLSLYAKFGRLDDAYSIFQHLPCKTAVSWNSMLDGFCRAGDVDKARGFFDEIPEKDLISWNTMIGCYTRTRSAQESFELFHQMQSSDIKPDKITLANMLSTCASVGALSHGTWIHLYIQKNRIQLDHVLGTALVDMYGKCGSVEKATALFSKITDKNVCLWTAMIGAYAMEGQAQKAVDLFSEMEATGIKPDQVTFIALLSACSHGGLIDEGYKYFHKMKNEYRIEPGIQHYGCMVDLLGRFGQLKEALELIHSMPVEADTIIWSSFMRACETHQNVELAEYAHKRLVEINPTNDAAHVLLSKIYARAGRWDDASLARTKLHELGIRKHPGCSLTEQNGTVHEFRAEDFSNSQSPEIYSMLGEIEERLQKERHETSSHHGERLAVAFGLISSKNSTIRIVNNLRICGDCHSFMKFVSFTYEREIILRDNYRFHRFSAGQCSCREYW, via the coding sequence ATGGCCGTTGCTTGTCCCGCCGCGGTCCCTCCTCTCCGCCGGCGATCCCGAACGCCGGCCGAACGTCGGAGCTCGACCGCTCCCTCGAGATCGCAGAACCTCATCTCCCTGCTGAGCTCCTGCTCGAGCATCCAAGAGTTCGCGCCGATCCACGCTCGCCTGATCACCACCGGCTCCATCCGCGACCCTCTCGTCGCCCGCCGCCTCCTCGGCTTCTTCGTCTCCGTCGACGGCCTCGGCCACTGCCGCCGCGTCCTGAGCGGGACCCGTCTGTCGGAGACGGCGCTGTGGAACGACTACATGCAGGACCAGCTTCGGGACGACTCGCCGGCGGACATGCTGGCGTCCTACCGTCGCATGGTCGGTGCAGGGGTGGCGCTGGACATGTCGACTTTCCACTTCTTGATCAGCGCGGCCTCGAGGGTTATGGCGGTTGAAGACGTCGGCGAAGTCCAGGGGCGGATGCTGAAGTCCGGGTTGGGGTTTAGCGATTCTTTGAGGAAGAATTTGATGGGTGCGTATGCGAAGGCCGGGAGATTGCGGGAAGTGTGCCAGCTGCTTAGTGAGTTTCCTGAACGAGATGTGGTGGCTTGGAATACGATGATATCTTGTTACGTTAGAATGGGAATGTTCAGAGAATCGTTGGATTCGATCGGGCGGATGTTGGCCGATGGGGTGGAGCCGGATGAGGTCACTATGGTCAGCTTGGTTTCGGCGTGCGCGAAGATGAGGGATTTGGAGATGGGCAAGAAGATGCACTCGTACATTGATGAGAATGGTATGGAGATCGGGGGGTCTTTGTCGAACTGCTTGGCTGATATGTACGTGAAATGTGGGGATATGGAGAAGGCGCGTGAGGTTTTGGGTGGTAGCGAAGCCGAGAACGATGTTATTTCGTGGACGACGCTGCTATGCGGATATGCGAAAGCCGATCGGATGGATGAAGCCGAGAAGTTGTTTGACAGGATGACAGAGAGGAACTTGATTTCTTGGACAACAATGACGTCGGCCTATGTTCAGGCCGGTCGATATCTGGAAAGTGTCGAGTTGTTTGTTGAAATGATGCTCGAGGATGTGACGCCTGATGAGGTTGCACTCGTTACCGCTCTCACCGCTTGCGTTAATATGGATGGTTACGACATTGGAAGATCCATCCACGGCTTCATTGTGAAACACGGAATGACTGTCGAGGGAATGCTTGGGAATTCTCTACTTAGCTTGTACGCAAAATTTGGTCGGTTGGATGATGCCTACTCCATTTTTCAGCACTTGCCCTGTAAAACCGCTGTCTCTTGGAACTCGATGTTGGATGGGTTCTGCAGGGCTGGGGATGTGGACAAGGCGAGAGGTTTCTTTGATGAGATCCCTGAGAAGGATTTGATTTCTTGGAACACCATGATCGGTTGCTATACTAGAACTCGCTCGGCTCAAGAGTCGTTCGAGCTGTTCCACCAGATGCAGAGTTCAGACATAAAACCGGATAAAATCACTTTAGCCAATATGCTCTCTACCTGTGCTAGCGTCGGGGCGCTGAGTCATGGCACCTGGATCCATTTGTATATACAAAAGAACCGAATTCAATTGGATCACGTTCTGGGAACTGCTTTAGTAGACATGTATGGGAAATGTGGAAGTGTCGAAAAAGCAACAGCATTGTTTTCAAAAATTACAGATAAAAATGTATGTCTATGGACGGCAATGATAGGAGCATATGCTATGGAGGGACAAGCGCAGAAGGCGGTGGACCTGTTCTCGGAGATGGAAGCCACAGGAATAAAGCCTGACCAGGTCACTTTCATAGCTCTTCTGTCTGCTTGTAGCCATGGAGGTCTGATAGATGAAGGATACAAGTACTTCCAcaagatgaaaaatgaatacaGAATTGAACCCGGGATTCAGCATTACGGATGCATGGTTGATCTCCTCGGTCGTTTTGGGCAATTAAAAGAGGCTCTAGAACTTATTCATTCCATGCCGGTGGAAGCAGATACTATTATTTGGAGCTCATTCATGAGGGCCTGCGAAACCCACCAGAATGTCGAATTAGCAGAGTATGCACACAAACGTCTCGTTGAGATCAACCCTACAAACGACGCAGCTCATGTTCTTCTTTCGAAGATATATGCAAGAGCCGGAAGGTGGGACGATGCGAGTTTGGCCAGAACAAAGCTACACGAACTGGGGATTCGAAAGCATCCAGGCTGTAGCTTGACAGAACAAAATGGCACCGTCCATGAATTCAGAGCCGAGGACTTCTCAAACTCTCAATCGCCAGAAATCTATTCCATGTTAGGTGAGATCGAGGAGAGATTACAGAAAGAGCGACATGAAACTTCGAGTCATCACGGTGAGAGGTTGGCAGTGGCATTCGGGCTAATAAGCAGCAAGAATAGTACCATCCGAATAGTCAATAACCTTCGGATCTGTGGAGACTGTCATTCCTTCATGAAGTTCGTATCATTTACgtatgagagagagattatACTGCGGGATAATTACAGATTCCATCGGTTTAGTGCTGGGCAATGTTCTTGTAGAGAATACTGGTAA
- the LOC104437738 gene encoding uncharacterized protein LOC104437738, translating to MKGREAKAARMEDILNLPVQDPPRAEFSASQLKWVKIVGGRQGGDDVALIPFARVEDFVKGESSNADCPASFRVESRRRRREGSTSKPRVDGYIEYTLYWCSYGPEDYRDNESVVGDSLGMKPLSGKGSRPGRHHMMRGCLCHFTVKRLYIRPSIALIIYNQQKHVDKTGAPCHGLLDRHAVGTRAMYAPRISEELRQKVMSMLYAAIPIDDIMQHHMELVQRHGGPLNRDDFLSRNDVRNMERLVHNSSHELNENDECSVKIWVRRHQKYVFFYQERTDTEPFIMGIQTKWQLEQMLHYGQNGSIAMHSSFGRNKLKYPLCTLLAFNTSHSAIPVAWIISSSLICQGIHKWIGPLAERIYTKDPTWQLSSFLVDDCSFKVSLIREAFRCRVLLCLWHVRRAWIRNLIKRSCHSGVQREMFRLLGSILYCTRSNAVEEFMQVFVDQCAFYGVFQRAVVTPYRCFD from the exons ATGAAGGGCCGCGAGGCTAAG GCAGCTAGAATGGAGGATATTCTTAATCTTCCGGTTCAAGATCCTCCTCGTGCGGAGTTTTCTGCCTCTCAGTTGAAGTGGGTGAAAATAGTGGGTGGTCGCCAAGGTGGTGATGATGTTGCTCTTATACCGTTTGCCAGGGTTGAAGACTTTGTCAAAGGAGAATCCAGTAATGCGGACTGCCCTGCTAGTTTTCGTGTTGAGTCAAGAAGGAGAAGACGAGAGGGGAGCACCAGTAAACCAAGGGTAGATGGCTATATTGAATACACCCT ATACTGGTGTTCCTATGGTCCTGAAGACTACAGAGACAATGAGTCTGTTGTTGGTGACAGTTTGGGCATGAAGCCTCTTTCAGGAAAGGGGAGCAGGCCTGGAAGACATCACATGATGAGGGGCTGTCTTTGCCACTTCACAGTAAAGCGTCTATACATCCGACCCTCGATTGCTCTGATTATTTATAATCAGCAAAAGCATGTCGATAAAACCGGTGCACCATGTCATGGGTTACTTGATCGCCATGCTGTTGGCACAAGAGCTATGTATGCTCCCCGAATTTCAGAAGAGCTACGCCAGAAAGTGATGTCTATGCTTTACGCTGCAATACCTATAGATGATATAATGCAGCACCACATGGAGCTGGTGCAGAGGCATGGTGGGCCTCTCAACCGTGATGATTTTCTTAGTAGGAATGATGTTCGTAACATGGAAAGGCTTGTTCACAATTCTTCACATGAGttgaatgaaaatgatgaatgCAGTGTAAAGATATGGGTGCGACGTCATCAGAAGTATGTCTTCTTCTATCAAGAACGCACTGATACAGAACCTTTTATAATGGGTATACAGACAAAGTGGCAGCTTGAACAGATGCTGCATTATGGGCAGAATGGCTCCATTGCTATGCATTCATCCTTTGGCAGGAACAAGCTGAAG TATCCCTTATGCACCTTACTTGCTTTCAACACCTCCCATAGTGCCATTCCAGTTGCCTGGATCATTTCCTCCTCCCTCATCTGTCAAGGTATTCATAAATGGATTGGTCCTCTAGCAGAAAGGATCTACACAAAGGATCCTACATGGCAATTGAGTTCCTTTCTAGTGGATGATTGTTCCTTCAAGGTCTCTCTTATAAG AGAGGCATTTCGATGCCGAGTACTATTATGCCTCTGGCATGTTCGTCGTGCTTGGATAAGAAATCTTATAAAGCGAAGCTGCCACTCTGGTGTACAAAGAGAGATGTTTAGGCTCTTAGGCTCCATCTTGTACTGCACGAGATCAAATGCAGTTGAAGAGTTCATGCAAGTATTTGTTGACCAATGTGCCTTTTATGGAGTATTTCAGAGAGCAGTGGTTACCCCGTATAG ATGCTTTGATTAA
- the LOC104437742 gene encoding potassium channel KAT3, which translates to MSRSNSRSPLPFLFRRRSSGEIKNLASVSSSLLPAFGTVIDENHLQLKKYVIAPYDRRYRLWQTFLVILVVYSAWASPFELAFRKVATGPLLYVDLIVDGFFALDIILTFFVAYLDKSTYLLVDDHTKIAIRYVTAIYFPLDVASTMPFQVVYRIFTGKMRDGDIFGFLNLLRLWRLRRVSELFTRLEKDTRFSYFWTRYCKLIGVTLFAVHSAGCFYYWLATHHKNPDNTWIGSEVQDFKHKSVWLGYTYSMYWSIVTLTTVGYGDLHAVNTGEKIFNMVYMLFNIGLTAYLIGNMTNLVVHSAVRTFAMRDAINEILRYASKNRLPEGLKEQMLAHMQLKFKTAELQQEEVLEDLPKAIRSGIAQHLFRRTVENAYLFKGVSEDLIVQLVSEMKAEYFPPKVEIILQNEIPTDFYIVVSGAVDVLAYKNGMEQQPLTKLGSSEMVGEIGVIFNIPQPFTVRTKRLSQVIRISHHHFKQLVQPHSKDGKIIITNFVQYLKGLKPEVLKEIEFLTESLGDVNIEQMLSNEELENAANANGDANGNEAPPPSTTLPSTFPVRVIIHDHHPNESTLEGNMTGKLIHLPDSIEDLLKIADKKFGKRGSTIVMADGAKVEELNALRENDHLYIF; encoded by the exons ATGTCCCGGTCAAACTCGAGGTCTCCACTGCCTTTCTTGTTCCGACGGCGCTCCAGCGGCGAGATCAAGAACTTGGCGTCAGTTTCTAGCAGTCTTCTGCCGGCTTTCGGAACCGTCATTGATGAGAATCATTTGCAGCTGAAGAAGTACGTGATTGCTCCGTACGATCGTAGATATCG GTTGTGGCAAACGTTTCTTGTGATATTGGTCGTGTACTCAGCCTGGGCATCTCCCTTTGAGCTAGCTTTCAGAAAGGTAGCGACAGGACCTTTGTTGTACGTCGATCTGATTGTCGATGGCTTTTTCGCTCTGGACATCATCCTGACGTTCTTCGTCGCCTACTTGGATAAATCGACTTATCTCCTAGTAGATGACCACACAAAGATTGCTATCAG GTATGTCACGGCAATTTATTTCCCTTTGGATGTGGCCTCAACAATGCCATTTCAAGTAGTATACAGAATCTTTACCGGGAAAATGCGCGATGGTGACATTTTCGGCTTCCTCAATTTGCTTCGACTATGGCGACTCCGGCGTGTTAGTGAACTCTTCACAAG GCTAGAGAAGGACACTCGCTTTAGCTACTTCTGGACAAGATATTGCAAACTAATTGGC GTCACCCTATTTGCAGTTCATTCAGCTGGTTGTTTCTATTACTGGCTAGCCACCCATCATAAAAATCCAGATAACACATGGATTGGAAGTGAGGTTCAGGATTTCAAACATAAGAGTGTCTGGCTGGGCTATACTTATTCCATGTATTGGTCAATTGTTACCCTCACCACAGTTGGCTATGGAGATTTGCATGCAGTGAACACaggggagaaaatattcaatatggtcTACATGTTATTCAACATTGGCCTCACCGCATATTTGATTGGTAACATGACAAACCTCGTCGTCCACAGTGCTGTTCGGACCTTTGCCATG AGGGATGCTATAAATGAGATATTGCGCTATGCAAGCAAGAATAGACTCCCAGAAGGTTTAAAAGAGCAAATGTTGGCACACATGCAACTCAAGTTCAAGACAGCAGAACTACAACAAGAAGAGGTACTGGAGGACCTGCCAAAGGCAATCAGATCCGGAATTGCTCAGCACCTATTCCGTAGAACTGTAGAAAATGCCTACCTTTTCAAAGGAGTCTCTGAAGACCTTATTGTTCAGCTG GTATCTGAGATGAAAGCAGAGTATTTTCCACCTAAGGTTGAGATCATCTTGCAAAATGAAATTCCAACAGACTTCTACATAGTAGTATCTGGAGCAGTG GATGTTTTGGCATACAAAAATGGAATGGAGCAG CAACCTCTGACAAAATTAGGCTCCTCTGAAATGGTGGGAGAGATTGGGGTAATTTTTAATATCCCTCAACCATTTACAGTAAGGACAAAAAGGCTCTCTCAAGTCATCCGGATTAGCCATCACCACTTCAAGCAACTGGTGCAGCCACATAGCAAAGATGGGAAGATAATTATTACCAACTTTGTTCAG TATCTGAAAGGCCTGAAACCAGAAGTGCTAAAGGAAATAGAATTTCTGACAGAATCTCTGGGTGATGTGAACATAGAG caaatgttatcaaatgaagAACTCGAGAATGCTGCCAATGCTAATGGAGATGCAAATGGAAATG AAGCACCGCCACCCTCCACTACTTTACCAAGTACATTTCCAGTAAGGGTAATTATACACGACCATCATCCCAATGAAAGTACATTGGAAGGCAACATGACAGGGAAACTGATACATCTACCCGACTCCATAGAAGACCTTCTCAAAATAGCAG ACAAAAAGTTTGGCAAGAGAGGAAGCACAATTGTCATGGCTGATGGCGCAAAAGTGGAAGAGCTCAATGCCTTGAGAGAGAATGATCATCTGTATATCTTTTAG